The DNA sequence GTATCCCAGCAGGGTGGCCGAAACCGTCTTTCCGCGCACCGCGAAATCGCGGACGCTCATCCCTTCCTTCGGGTCGACGAACGTGGCCACCACACGGGGCGCGGCGCCCGCGCGGGCCGGCTGGGAGAGCACATACACGCCGCTGGGCGGGGTACCGAAGGCGGAGGGGCAGCGCACCACGGCGACGGTCTCGGGCCGCCCGTCCCCGTCCAGGTCCGCCGAGGCCCGGTCGGTGACATCGGGACTGGAGCGCCCGCAGTCCACCGGGTAGTCCGCGGCGCGGGGGTCGGGGGCCTGCCCTGCCGGAAGGCCGCCGGTCCGGGGTGCGGAGACGGCGGCGGACGTGGTGGCCTTGGCGCCGGTGGGCTCGAGGACCGACGCCCCGGCGATGACGGCGGCCACGGCGGCCGCGGTCGCGACCCAATGCACCGGACGGGGACGGGTGTGCGCGAGATCCGGGCCCAGAGGCTGCACGCGGGATGACTCCATGTGAGGGCTGCGGCGGGAGATGCCCCGCATCGTGCCACATTTCACAGCGGCGCGGCCACCGTTCCCGCACGGGGAGTCCGGTGGCCGCGCCGAGCCGTCACGGCGGCGTGTGGTGCCGGTGTCCGGCGGGTGGCCGTCAGGCGTCGCCGGAGGGGGCGTCCGGGCCGCTGGAGGCGCCCTGAGCGCCTCCTGGGGCGTCCGTGGCGCCGGTGCCCTTGGGGGTGTCCTTCGCCGTCCCCCAGCCCACGTAGTCCTCGCCGTAGGCCCCCTTGGCGGGCCTGCGGCGGCGCATCGGGGGTTCCACGCCGTCCGCGAGCCGGCGGGCGGTGAGCAGGAAGCCGGTGTGGCCGATCATGCGGTGGTCGGGCCGCACCGCGAGGCCCTCGACGTGCCAGGTGCGCACCATGGTCTCCCAGGCGGACGGCTCGTTGAAGGTACCGTGCTCGCGGATGGCCTCCACGGTGCGGGCGAGCTGGGTGGTGGTGGCGACGTACGCGCACAGGATGCCGCCGGGGACGAGCGCCTTGGACACCGGCTCCAGGCACTCCCAGGGGGCGAGCATGTCCAGGATCACGCGGTCCACGTCGGTGTCGCTGAGGTTGTCCTGGAGGTCGCCGACGGTGAGCCGCCAGGCGGGGTGCGGGGCGCCGAAGTAGCGCTCGACGTTCTGGGCGGCGATCTCGGCGAAGTCGGCCCGGCGCTCGTAGGAGTGCAGCATGCCCTGGTCGCCGATGGCCCGCAGCAGGAAGGTGGAGAGCGAGCCGGAGCCGACGCCCGCCTCGACGACGCGTGCGCCGGGGAAGATGTCGGCCATCGCCAGGATCTGCCCCGCGTCCTTGGGGTAGACCACGGCGGCACCGCGTGGCATGGACAGAACATAGTCGGGGAGCAGGGGACGCAGCGCGAGGTACGCGACGTTTCCCGTGGTACGCACGACGGTTCCCTCGGGGGCGCCGATCAGCTCGTCATGAGGGAAGGACCCCTTGTGGGTGTGGAAATTCTTCCCGGCCTCGAGCGTGAAGGTGTAGTGGCGTCCCTTGGGGTCGGTGAGCTGGACCTGGTCCCCGACCTGGAAGGGCCCGCGACGGCGGGCGGCACCGGTCGGTTCGGACATGTGAACAGCCTACCGGGCGCTTCCCCGTGCCCGGACCACGCCCGGGGACCGGCCTCACGGCCTCAGCCCGAGGGCGTCCTGGCCATGGCCGCCACGAAGGCGCGCTCGACATCGGCCGTGGAGAGCACCCCGTAGACCTCGCCGGTCTCCTCGACCACCAGGTACTCGGTGGCCGGGGTGGCCCGCAGGGTGTCCAGCAGCTCCTCGCCGGTGAGCTCGGCGGAGACCCGCATACCGTCCTTGAGGTCCTGGGCGAGACCGCTGACCGCGACCCAGGGGCGGCGGTGCTCGGGGACGCCCACGATGGCCGCCTCGCGCACCACGGCGGTCGGCGTGCCGTGGCCGTCCACCACGACCAGGGCGCGGGCCCCGGCCTCGTTCGCCCGGCGCAGCGCCTCCGAGAGCGGAGTGTCGGCCGCCACCGGGACGGCGCGCCGGGTGAGCGTACGGGCGCGCAGGTCCGGCAGCCGCTCCCGCAGCCGGGCCATGCGCAGGCTGTTGCCCGCGCCGGTCCAGATGATCGCGGCGAGTATGGCGGCCAGCAGCGCGTCGGTGAGCGAGTCGACGCTGCCGAAGCTCTGCGGCTCCTCGCCGAGCCCGCCCGCCTGGGTGAGCAGCGGCAGCCCGACGAGCACCGCGACGGCGAGCGCGCGGCCGCTCCAGGCGGCGGCGACGGTGCCGGTCATCGGCCTGCCGCTGAGCTTCCACACCACGGCGCGCAGCATCCGCCCGCCGTCCAGCGGCAGGCCGGGCAGCAGGTTGAACACGGCCACGATCAGGTTGGAGATCATCAGCCCGGCGAGCAGCACCCCGGGCACCGTGCCGGGCTCCACGAGCAGCATGCCCAGGTAGAACAGGCCCGAGAGGACCAGGGAGAGCAGCGGGCCGACGAAGGCGAGCACGAACTCCCGGCCGGGGGTCTCGGTCTCCTTCTCGATCTCCGAGACGCCGCCGAAGAACTGGAGCTGGATCCGGCGCACCGGCAGCTTGAAGCGGAGCGCGGCCACGGTGTGGGCGAGCTCGTGCACCAGGACGGAGGCGTAGAAGGCCACCGCGAAGAAGAGCGAGACCAGATACCGGGCGGCGCCGAGCTCGGGCAGCACCCGGTCCAGCTGACCGCCGAAGACCCAGGTGATGAGGGCTGCGACCAGGAACCAGCTGGGCGAGACGTACACGGGCACGCCGAACGGCCGGCCCATGAGAAACCCGCCGCCCACCTCGCGTGGGCGCGGCTGTTTGCCGTCCTCGGGCTCGGTCGCGCGGTCCGATTCCCCGTTGTCGGACTGCCGCTGCCCGCTGTTGTCCACGGTGTCCCCTCGTCGGATGCTCGGTCGCACCCCTCTTTTGATACGGTCCCCACGATCATGCAGTGCGAGGGGCTCGGACGTCGATGGTATGCGTCCGGCTGTCGGTGGCGGGTCGTAGGGTCTTCGCCATGGGAACCACCACCGGAGCCACCGCCGGGAAGGCCGAACCGGCGGACGGACCACGGAAGTCCGCCCGCGCCGCCTCGTTGTCACCGTCACGGGCGGCCGATTTCATGCGGTGCCCGCTGCTGTACCGCTTCCGAGTGATCGACAAGCTGCCGGAGAAGCCCAGCGCGGCGGCCACCCGCGGCACGGTGGTCCACGCGGTGCTGGAGCGGCTCTTCGACGCGCCGGCCGCCGAGCGCACCGCGCCGCGGGCACGGGCGATGGTGCCGCGGGAGTGGGAGCGGCTGCTGGCGGCCAAGCCGGAGCTGGCGGAGCTGTTCCAGGAGGAGGGCGGCGGCCCGGCGCCGGAGCGGCTGGCCGAGTGGCTGGCGGGGGCCGAGGCGCTGGTGGAGCAGTGGTTCTCGCTGGAGGATCCGGCCCGTCTGGAGCCCGCGGAGCGGGAGCTGTTCGTGGAGACGGAGCTGGAGTCCGGGCTGACGCTGCGCGGGATCATCGACCGGATCGACATCGCTCCGACAGGTGATGTACGGATCGTGGACTACAAGACGGGCAAAGCCCCCGCTCCGCAGTACGCGGGCGAGGCCCTGTTCCAGATGAAGTTCTACGCCTTGGTGCTGTGGCGGCTGCGCGGGGTGATCCCGCGCCGGCTCCAGCTGGTCTATCTGGGCAGCGGCGATGTGCTGACGTACGACCCGGACGAACGGGATCTGCGGGCGGTGGAGCGCAAGGTGCTGGCCCTGTGGGAGGCGATCCGGCTGGCCACCGAGACGGGTGCCTTCGTCCCGCGGCAGACCAGGCTCTGCGGCTGGTGCGACCACCAGGCCCACTGCCCGGAGTTCGGGGGCACGCCGCCGCCGTACCCGTTGGCGGTGGTCCCCGTTCAGTCCGGGCCGTCCGGGCAGTCCGGCAGAATGGACGCGGTCTAGCGAAGGAGTTCCCCGTGGCGATCCGCGTCCTACTGGTCGATGACCAACCGCTGCTGCGCACCGGCTTCCGGATGATCCTGGAGGCGGAGCAGGATCTGGCGGTCGTCGGCGAGGCGGGGGACGGTCTGCAGGCGCTCGACCAGGTGCGGGCGCTCCAGCCCGATGTGGTGCTGATGGACATCCGGATGCCGCGGATGGACGGCGTGGAGGCGACCCGTCAGATCACCGGTCCGGGGCGGGACGGCCCGGCCAAGGTGCTGGTGCTGACCACCTTCGATCTGGACGAGTACGTGGTGGAGGCGCTGCGCGCCGGGGCCAGCGGCTTCCTGTTGAAGGACGCGCCCGCCACCGAGCTGGTGCAGGCCATCCGCGTGGTGGCGGCGGGCGAGGCGATGCTGGCACCCAGCATCACCCGCAGGCTGCTCGACAAGTACGCCGGGCATCTGCCGTCGGGCGAGGAGCCGGTGCCGGACACCCTGCACACGCTGACCGAGCGCGAGGTCGAGGTGCTGAAGCTGGTGGCCCGGGGGCTGTCCAACGCGGAGATCGCCGCGGATCTGTTCGTCAGCGAGACCACGGTCAAGACGCATGTGGGCCATGTGCTGACCAAGCTGGGGCTGCGCGACCGGGTGCAGGCCGCCGTCTACGCGTACGAGAGCGGGCTGGTCCGCCCCGGCGCGCAGTAGCGGCGCCGGAGCGGGACGGCCGTCCCGCGGGACCGGGGGCGCTCCCCCGCTCCGGGCCCCGGGTCGGCCGTCGGACGCCCCGGGTCCGGGCCAGCCGTCGGACGACGTGCCGACCTCCCAGAAGCGGAAGACCGTCGAGGAGTCGAGGTTCTGGTACGTGCCCCCCTGGTGTGCCGCCGTCAGCTCTTGCCGAGCTCCCACAGCTGGAGCATGGTCGAGGAGTCGAAGGCGTACTCGGCGCCGATGACGTTCTTGCGGGCGGCCACATAGGTGTTGCCCTGCCACAGCGGCAGATAGGGCACATCTTCGGCGACGGTGTTCTGGATGGACTGGAAGTCCTTCTCGGCGAGACTGCGCTGGGCCTCCTGCCGGGTCTGGGGGATCAGCTCGTCCTGGATGGCGCTGTTGCGGTAGGGCGAGTTGAGCCAGTTGTCCTTGGTGAGGAAGGGGGCGGTGTAGCTGTCGGGGTCCGGGAAGTCGGGGAACCAGCCGACCCCGGAGGCGGAGAACTGGCGCTTGATGAGCGCGGGGCGGTACTCCCGCCACGGGTAGCCCTTGATCGTGATGTCGAAGAGGCCGCTGTCGTTGAGCTGCTTGCGCAGCTCCTTGAACTCCGCGGCCGTCTCCGGACCGTAGTGGTCGGTGGTGTAGGTCAGCGTCAGCTTCACCGGGGTGCTGATGCCGGCGTCGTGCAGCACGCTGCGGGCGGCGTCGGGGTCGGGGTCGCCGTACTCGTTGTGGAACGAGTTGATGTGCGAGGTGATGCTGGTGGGGATCAGCGAGTAGAGGGGCTCGGCGGTCCGCTTGTATACGTCGCGCACCAGCGCCTGGCGGTCCACCAGATGGGCGATGGCCTGCCGGACGGCCTTCTCCTTGACCACCGGGGCGTTGGTGTTGAAGATCAGGTAGCGGATGCCCTGCCCGGAGGACTCGAAGAGGCGGACGCCCTCGACCTCGCCCTTGTTGAGCTTGTCGATCTGCTCGGGCGAGAAGCCGCGGTGCACCACGTCGATGTCGCCCTTGGCCAGCGCCTGCTCCATGGTGGAGGTGGAGTCGTAGAACCGCATCTCCGCCTTGTCGGCCTTCGGCTTCAGATCTCCCTTGTAGTGGGGGTTCTTGGTGAAGACGACCTTCGTCAGCCGGTTGTTCTTCACCTCGGTCTGCGCGCTGTACGGACCCGAGCCCGTCATCTCCCAGCCCTTGCGCAGCGCGTCGCCCCGGTAGACCTCGCTGTCCAGGATGGCGGCGGCCGGGGTGGTGAGTTTGGACGGGAAGGTCGCGTCCGGCTGGGAGAGGTGGATGACGATCTCGCGGGCGCTGGGGGTCTCGATCCTGTCCACGTTGGAGAGCAGCGACTTGGTCCCGTTGGGATCGTCGATGCGCAGCACGCGGTCGAGGGAGAACTTGACGTCCTCGGAGGTCAGGTCGTGGCCGTTGGAGAACTTCAGCCCGCTGCGCAGGGTGCAGCGGTACTGCTCGCTCTGTCTGTCCGCGAAGCCGCACCTCTCCGCCGCGTCGGGTATCGGTTCGGTTCCCGAGCGGGGCAGTCTCATGAGCGTCTGGAAGGTGTTGTGCAGCACGCTCCAGGACGCGAAGTCGTAGGCCAGGGCCGGATCCAGCGGCGCGGGCGCCACCTTGGTCGCCTCGATGCGGTCCGTGCTGCCCAGGACGATCGTCTTACCGTCCGAGCCCGAGCCGTCGGTACCACCGCACGCGGCGAGCGTGGAGATCAGAAGGCCGGCCACAGCCGGCAGCACCAGCGACTTGCGCGTCATTGTCGGGAGTCTCCCTGCCATCGGTCAGCTACTCGCGACGAGATTAGACCGAGGCACCAGTCATGCTCAGACACAACGAAGTTGAGGCGATATCACGTCCCGATAACGAGCGCCCGTCGACCGATATCCGAACACGGTCGCGATTCACGCGACATGCCACCAATCCGGACACATGGGTTCGCCCAAATCGCACCAGAGGGGACGCGCGGCAGCCATCCGGCGCACACGTCTACGGCATATGCAGTGATAAACATCACGTTCCGATGTACCCGACGGAACGTGAAAAATGAGCGCGCGCTATTCAGTCTGCAATTTACAGAAATACGCTCGGTGCGCGTTCAGTGCATTGCAGTGACCAGACTGCGGAGAAAAGAAAGATCCACTTCCTCGAGCGAACCGATGACCGTACGTCCCGCCACGGGTTCGATCGGCACCACGGACGGCACCGCGACCACCTGGCACCCGGCCGCCTCCGCGGCCCGTACGCCCGTCTCGGTGTCCTCGATGACCACGCACCGCCCCGGCTCGGCGTCCAGCCCGGCCGCGGCGAGCAGATACGGGTCCGGATGCGGCTTGGTCCGCTCGACCTCGTCGCCCGCGACCGTCAGGGAGAAGTGCTCCGGGCCCAGCGAACGCAGGATCCGGTCCATCACCCGCCGGTGGGAGGCGGAGACCAGGGCGGTGGGGACGCCGTGCGCGGCCAGCTCGGTGAGCAGCCGGCGGGCGCCGGGCAGCATCGGCACAGTGCCGTCGAGCAATTCGGTGAAGCGGCTGTTGAGCAGGCCGGTGAGCTCGGCGAGGGCGATGTCGGCGCCGGTGGCCTCGATGAGGAACTGGGCGCTGCGCGACATCGGGCCGCCGACGACGACCTGGCGGTACTCCTCGGCGAGCGCATGGCCGAGCTCGGCGAAGATGGCGACCTCCGCGTCCCACCAGATGCCCTCGGTGTCGACCAGGGTGCCGTCCATGTCGAGCAGAACGGCCTGTAGGGCTGAGCCTCCACCCGTAAGGGTATCGACGGCGGGGATGCTGCTGGTCATCCGAACACCTCCGGGTGAGGGACACGGAGGCCGGCCCCCTTCCGCTGACGGGAAGGCGACCGGCCTCTACCGGATCGACCAGTCTACGTGGCACCACGCCGACGCGCCTCATGGCCACCGTAAGGCGGCCTTCGCGTGGCGGCCGGCGGACTACCGCGCGTTGAAGTACTTCGCCTCCGGGTGGTGGATCACGATGGCGTCCGTGGACTGCTCGGGGTGGAGCTGGAACTCCTCCGAGAGCTTCACCCCGATCCGCTCCGGCCGCAGCAGATCGGCGATCTTCGCGCGGTCCTCCAGGTCGGGGCAGGCGCCGTAGCCCAGCGAGAAGCGCGCGCCGCGGTACTTCAGCGCGAACATGTCCTCCATCTGGTTCGGGTCCTCACCGGCGAAGCCCAGCTCGGCGCGGACCCGGGCGTGCCAGTACTCGGCCAGCGCCTCCGCCAGCTGGACGGACAGCCCGTGCAGCTCCAGGTAGTCGCGGTAGGCGTCGGAGGCGAACAGCTCGGCGGTGGCCTCGCCGATCTTCGAGCCGACGGTCACCACCTGCAGCCCGACCACATCGGTCTCGCCGGACTCCTCGGGCCGGAAGAAGTCGGCCAGGCACAGCCGGCGGCCGCGGCGCTGGCGCGGGAAGGTGAAGCGGGTCCGCTCACTGCCGTCCTCGTTCAGCAGGACCAGGTCGTCGCCCTTGGAGACGCACGGGAAGTAGCCGTAGACGACGGCCGCCTCCAGCAGGTTCTCGGTGTGCAGCCGGTCCAGCCAGCCGCGCAGCCGGGGCCGCCCCTCGCGCTCCACCAGCTCCTCGTAGCCGGGCCCCTCGCCGGTGCGGGACTGCTTGAGCCCCCACTGGCCCTTGAACAGCGCCCCCTCGTCCAGCCAGGAGGCGTAGTCGGCCTGCTGGATGCCCTTGACGACGCGGGTGCCCCAGAAGGGCGGCGTGGGGACGGGGTTGTCGGTGGCCACGTCGGAACGCGCCGGGCCCTCCTCCGGCTCCGGCTCCCGCACCTGGGCGGCGCGCTGGGGGACGCGGCGCTGCCTGAGCTCGGGGAGCGTGGCGCCGGGCACGCCCCGCTTGACGGCGATCAGCGCGTCCATCAGCCGCAGCCCCTCGAAGGCGTCGCGGGCGTAGCGCACCTCGCCCTCGTAGATCTCGTGCAGGTCCTGCTCGACATAGGCCCTCGTCAGCGCGGCGCCGCCGAGGATGACGGGGAAGCGGGCGGCCAGCTTGCGCTGGTTGAGCTCCTCCAGGTTCTCCTTCATGATCACTGTGGACTTCACCAGCAGCCCGGACATGCCGATCACGTCGGCCCGGTGCTCCTCGGCGGCCTCCAGGATCGCGGAGACCGGCTGCTTGATGCCCAGGTTGACCACGTTGTAGCCGTTGTTGGACAGGATGATGTCCACGAGGTTCTTACCGATGTCATGGACGTCGCCGCGGACGGTGGCGAGCACGATGGTGCCCTTGCCCTCGTCTCCTTCGCCGTCGGCGGTCTTCTCCATGTGTGGCTCGAGGTACGCGACCGCGGTCTTCATGACCTCGGCGGACTGGAGGACGAACGGCAGCTGCATCTGGCCGGAGCCGAACAGGTCGCCGACCACCTTCATGCCGTCCAGCAGCGT is a window from the Streptomyces luomodiensis genome containing:
- a CDS encoding tRNA (adenine-N1)-methyltransferase; amino-acid sequence: MSEPTGAARRRGPFQVGDQVQLTDPKGRHYTFTLEAGKNFHTHKGSFPHDELIGAPEGTVVRTTGNVAYLALRPLLPDYVLSMPRGAAVVYPKDAGQILAMADIFPGARVVEAGVGSGSLSTFLLRAIGDQGMLHSYERRADFAEIAAQNVERYFGAPHPAWRLTVGDLQDNLSDTDVDRVILDMLAPWECLEPVSKALVPGGILCAYVATTTQLARTVEAIREHGTFNEPSAWETMVRTWHVEGLAVRPDHRMIGHTGFLLTARRLADGVEPPMRRRRPAKGAYGEDYVGWGTAKDTPKGTGATDAPGGAQGASSGPDAPSGDA
- a CDS encoding site-2 protease family protein; protein product: MDNSGQRQSDNGESDRATEPEDGKQPRPREVGGGFLMGRPFGVPVYVSPSWFLVAALITWVFGGQLDRVLPELGAARYLVSLFFAVAFYASVLVHELAHTVAALRFKLPVRRIQLQFFGGVSEIEKETETPGREFVLAFVGPLLSLVLSGLFYLGMLLVEPGTVPGVLLAGLMISNLIVAVFNLLPGLPLDGGRMLRAVVWKLSGRPMTGTVAAAWSGRALAVAVLVGLPLLTQAGGLGEEPQSFGSVDSLTDALLAAILAAIIWTGAGNSLRMARLRERLPDLRARTLTRRAVPVAADTPLSEALRRANEAGARALVVVDGHGTPTAVVREAAIVGVPEHRRPWVAVSGLAQDLKDGMRVSAELTGEELLDTLRATPATEYLVVEETGEVYGVLSTADVERAFVAAMARTPSG
- a CDS encoding RecB family exonuclease, with amino-acid sequence MGTTTGATAGKAEPADGPRKSARAASLSPSRAADFMRCPLLYRFRVIDKLPEKPSAAATRGTVVHAVLERLFDAPAAERTAPRARAMVPREWERLLAAKPELAELFQEEGGGPAPERLAEWLAGAEALVEQWFSLEDPARLEPAERELFVETELESGLTLRGIIDRIDIAPTGDVRIVDYKTGKAPAPQYAGEALFQMKFYALVLWRLRGVIPRRLQLVYLGSGDVLTYDPDERDLRAVERKVLALWEAIRLATETGAFVPRQTRLCGWCDHQAHCPEFGGTPPPYPLAVVPVQSGPSGQSGRMDAV
- a CDS encoding response regulator, coding for MAIRVLLVDDQPLLRTGFRMILEAEQDLAVVGEAGDGLQALDQVRALQPDVVLMDIRMPRMDGVEATRQITGPGRDGPAKVLVLTTFDLDEYVVEALRAGASGFLLKDAPATELVQAIRVVAAGEAMLAPSITRRLLDKYAGHLPSGEEPVPDTLHTLTEREVEVLKLVARGLSNAEIAADLFVSETTVKTHVGHVLTKLGLRDRVQAAVYAYESGLVRPGAQ
- a CDS encoding ABC transporter substrate-binding protein — its product is MTRKSLVLPAVAGLLISTLAACGGTDGSGSDGKTIVLGSTDRIEATKVAPAPLDPALAYDFASWSVLHNTFQTLMRLPRSGTEPIPDAAERCGFADRQSEQYRCTLRSGLKFSNGHDLTSEDVKFSLDRVLRIDDPNGTKSLLSNVDRIETPSAREIVIHLSQPDATFPSKLTTPAAAILDSEVYRGDALRKGWEMTGSGPYSAQTEVKNNRLTKVVFTKNPHYKGDLKPKADKAEMRFYDSTSTMEQALAKGDIDVVHRGFSPEQIDKLNKGEVEGVRLFESSGQGIRYLIFNTNAPVVKEKAVRQAIAHLVDRQALVRDVYKRTAEPLYSLIPTSITSHINSFHNEYGDPDPDAARSVLHDAGISTPVKLTLTYTTDHYGPETAAEFKELRKQLNDSGLFDITIKGYPWREYRPALIKRQFSASGVGWFPDFPDPDSYTAPFLTKDNWLNSPYRNSAIQDELIPQTRQEAQRSLAEKDFQSIQNTVAEDVPYLPLWQGNTYVAARKNVIGAEYAFDSSTMLQLWELGKS
- a CDS encoding HAD family hydrolase encodes the protein MTSSIPAVDTLTGGGSALQAVLLDMDGTLVDTEGIWWDAEVAIFAELGHALAEEYRQVVVGGPMSRSAQFLIEATGADIALAELTGLLNSRFTELLDGTVPMLPGARRLLTELAAHGVPTALVSASHRRVMDRILRSLGPEHFSLTVAGDEVERTKPHPDPYLLAAAGLDAEPGRCVVIEDTETGVRAAEAAGCQVVAVPSVVPIEPVAGRTVIGSLEEVDLSFLRSLVTAMH